Genomic DNA from Paenibacillus borealis:
GCGGGGGAAGGTGTGATTCCTTTGGCTTCGGGCACACTCCAGCCTCCTGACGTTTCCCGGTCCACCGGTTCAGGTTCCTCCAAAGGCAAGCTGTATGCTGCACTCGCTTACCGGGATGAAGACAGCAGGAACAGAATCACCCGCAAGCTGGATGAATCGCTTCTGCGCACGGGCTACACTATACTGCGATAAAGAAAGGGACCCTCCAATGAATAACACCGTGACTATTCTATGTTCTGGTTTTGGTCTGGGCTTCTATGTCCCCGGCCTGCTGATTGAACGGAGACTAACCGCACTTGGCCTCCAGGCGGAGATTGAAGTATTTGAAGCACTCATGCCGGACAGCAAAAAACAGCAGACGGACAACAGCCGCAAGGCGTACCAGCAGAGCTTCGCCGTAGCCCTGACCTCACAGAAAATACCGTCGGATATCCGGAGCAGCCTGGATGCTGCAGCCGTTGAACAGTTATTTCAGCGATGGAAGCAGGAAGAACGGCAGCGCTTCATTGTATTATCCGGGCACTGGGTGCATGTGATGGACAGGTACCGGGAGATAGCCGGTTTTCCGGTGGAAGCCGATCTGCTCTATATTGATGCCGATCTCTCGCCGTCGTGGAAGAACCTCCGCAGGCTGAACCCCCGTTACGCAGAAAACTACCGTGAAGTAAGCATGTATGATCCCGAGAAACAGGAGATTCTGTGCAGCATAGACGCCGGACCCGCGGAAGCGCTGCCCGCTGCGGCCAGGAACGGGAGACTGGTTGTTCACGGCGGCGGCTGGGGAATTGGAACCTTCCGCGAGAAGTTTGACAGCCTGGAGTCGGCAGGGTATGAACTGGATATCGCCGCTTACAGTGCTCAGGAGATTGGAGCGGCCATCCATGGAAGACGTTATTATATGAACGATCCGGAGTGGCGGACCTGGAAGCGTGACAGCAGCGGGGAGTATACTTTCCCGCCTTTTGCCGAGGTAACCGGCAGCCAGCCGGACCGCTATCCGCCCTGCCGTAACTACCAGGACGGGATGTATGGCGTCATCCGGCAGGCATCCGCAGTCATCAGCAAGCCGGGAGGCGGAGCCTTGATTGATTCCCTGGCTTCGGGCACACCGCTGGTGCTGCTGGACCCCTTCGGCCCGCATGAGAAGATTAACAGCGATCTGTGGGTGGAGCTGGGTTACGGCATCCGTTACGGGGAGTGGGCCGAATCGGGCTTTGACCGTGAGGAGCTGCGCAAGCTGGCGGACAACCTCCGGTCAGCCAGGGGCCGGTACCCGGATTATGCGGCAAGCTATGCGGAGCAGCTATCCGCAGCAGAAGGGAGAAGCTAATGCAGCCTACCAGTAGAGTGAGCCTGGACGCCAAGTCCTTTGAGGCCCTGAAACGTACGATTAAGAATGTGGTGGTCCCGCACAGGGAACGCAAGCTAGATCCAGGGTTCAAAACCGTTATGCCGGAGATTATGTCGCTGAAGCTGACCAACCGCTGCAATCTCCGCTGCAAGCATTGCTACCAATGGAATGAATCCGGCTATCATCATGATATGGACACCGCCGAGCAGAATCTGGATATGGATGTGGAGATGATCCGTAGGCTGCTGGAGGAGACGGATGAAGCGCAGTCCCGCCTGTATTTATGGGGCGGCGAGCCGCTGTTTCACCGGAATACTAAGCAGATTCTGGAGCTGCTGCAAGAGCATCCCCGGGACACTACGATCTGTACCAATGCCTATCTGATTCCTAAGTATGAAGAAGAGCTGTGTGCAATCTCCGACAATCTGGAGCTGCTGATTCCGATCGAGGGGTTCGAGCAGGAGCATGATTTGCTGCGCGGCAAAGGTTCATTTCACAAGGTGGTCGAGAGCGTAGAACGGCTGCTCGAGCTTCGCAAGCAAGGCCGCTTCCGCGGCCGGATCTCTGTGCACAATGTGATTAATGACAATATGATCGGTAGATTGTACGAGCTGGTAGAGTTTTTTGAGCACAAGGGCGTCGATCTGGTCCTGCTCTGCTTCCCGTGGTACATCTCTGCGGAAACCAGTCTGGAGATGGACCGCTTCTACGATGAACACTTCCAGTGGCTGGCCGAGCTTCCGCCGGATCACCGGAGCAGCTGGCATGCCTTCAAATACCATATCAAGCCGGAGAATGTCACCAGGCTGACCGAAGACCTGAAGCGGATCAACAGCAACACCTGGCATAATACCCGAATCCGTTACCAGCCGGGGCTAGACTTTGATGAAATCGAGGATTTTGTGGCCGGCAAGCCGATGCTCTCCCGCAGTACGTCGAAATGTCTGGCGCTCAGTACCCGGGTGGATATTGCTCCGAACGGGATGGTGAGTGCGTGCAAATTTTTTGGCGAGCTGGCTATTGGCAATGTGAAGGAGCAGCCGCTGACGGAAATATGGAATTCTGCCCGCTATGACAGGCTGCGGCGGATTCTGGATGAGGGCTTGTCGCCGGCCTGCTCCAAATGCAATGTGCTGTACCTGAATACCTATGCGGCGCTGACGCATGTATGAAGAGCGGGTGTGATCAGCCGGCCTATAAGCTCGGTATCCTGGGTGCCTCGAACATTGCTGTACCGGCCCTACTGGAGCCTGCAAGGGTTGTGGAGAAGGTCAGGATAACCGCAATCGCCAACCGTACGCTCGATAAGGCAGTGAAGCTGGCGGAAGCTTACCGGATTCCTTATGTGGCGGACAGTCTGGAGGAGCTGCTGGAGCTTGGCGGTCTGGATGGGGTATATATTGCACTCAGCAATGAGCTGCATGCAGAATGGGCAGTCCGGGCATTGAAGGCGGGGAAGCATGTATTGGTAGAGAAGCCGATGTGCCTGCATCCCGGAGAAGCTGAACGGTTACGGCTGGTACGGGAAAGCTCCGACGCTCCGAAGCTCGCCGAAGGTCTGATGATTGCCTTCCACCCCTGGCAGCAAGCCTTGAAATCTATAGTCGACTCCGGGGAATTCGGTCCTCTCCGCAGGATTAGTACCAGAATATCCGTACCTGCCAGGGACAGATATGCCGGGAATTACCGCAGTGTCAAGGCGAAGGGCGGAGGCGCTTTTGCCGATCTGGGCTGCTATTGGCTGCAGTTTCTGCAGGCCCTTATCGGTCTTCAGCCTAGTGAAATAAGGGCGCAGTCGGCGTTTGACGGGCCGGAGGGCTGTGACTGGACCTTTCAGGCGGCGCTGCAATATAAGAACGGTCTGGAGGCCGAGTGTCTCACTTCCTTCGAGCTGCCTTTCCGGGCTTCGCATACGCTGTATTTCGAACATACGGTGCTGACGGTCCCGGATTTCTTCCGGCCGGTCAAAGGCTTCTACAAAATCAAGATACGGCATGATCTGCCGGACAACCGCAGCACCCTGTGTGAATTCGCGCCGATGAACTATTATGTCAATCAGCTGGAGGCTTTTGCAGAAATAATGAGCGGGCAAAGGGCAGAGCAGCTGGAAGCGACATGGGAAAGGGTACACCTTCAATCCCTGATCATGGCCGAGGCGCAGCAGCACCGGGTCTATCTATGAAGCAACCCATCCATCCATAGTCCAAACGTCAAAACAGCGATTCTCCATCAACGGAGAGTCGCTGTTTGGTATTAACGGTCCTGCAAGGAAGGAGGCTGCTCTATCCAGGAGCGCTCGTTGTTCAGCACATAAATCCCCAGCGCCTGCTCGAAGGTTAGGCCGTGATTATAGAAAGCCAGCACCTTCGCGGCGAAGCGCATACTCTTATCGGCGCCGGGTGCCTGCAGCAGCTCTGTGGCGAGCTTACGGAAGTCCTTCGGCTTAACTTCTGCAGCATCTACAGCATCCAGCAGCCCCTTGTGGCTTGGAAAGAGCCTCCGGTTATAAGCGAGAATCATTCGTCCGCTGAAGAAAACCAGATTGCTGGCGGTATGAGCGAGCAGGTAGGCGTCGTTCTTCCGGGCCGCTTCTTTGGCGAAATAGAAAGCATACAGGAAGATCTGGGCGCAAAAGTCCCGCAGATTGCGTTCCCGGCTCTCTTCAGGATAGACAGGGATTCGGGCGACCAGTTCGCCCAGCTCCGGGATTCTGGAGAATACAACGCTTGAACCGGTAAAAGCATACCTCGTCGGCTCGTTGCCCCGCTCGGCGGCAAGCTCCAGGAACCGGCGGCTGATCACTTTGATATCGGCGTATCCGCCTTCATAGGTGCTGACTTCCCGGTCCACGTAGGACAGCATATTCTTCCGGTCATACTCTTCATAGGCTTCATCAGTTACTACGAGATGAACATCCACATCCGAGGTTTCCTTGGCCGTTCCCTGGGCTACCGAACCGCTGGTGATTACCGCCAGACAGGAAGGGTCCCTCTCAAGCTTCCCCGCCAGCTTCTCCAGTGTCTGTCTATGGTGCTCATACATTTCTTTCATCCTCCCTTAAGGTGCTGATGCACCTTAAGCGTACCCACTACACAGCCTGCCAGCTATGGTCAATTCAGACAATTAGGGTTCAATCCCGTAGATCAGCTGGCCCTGATAATAGACGGTGATGCGGTCATTCGCGGCATAGCTGGTGAGGGCCGGCCGGAACGAATAGTCATCGGCCTGGTTGTAATTCGACCAGTTAGTGTTATGAATGCGGAACTGGATGTCCCCGGTTGTGCCGGAAGCTGCGAGTGAGCCTGCACCCGCCGTGAATCCGATCTCCGCATAGGTATCGGCCCCTGCCCGCGGTGTAGTCAGAGGGACGATCTGCGTCAGCAGCTTTTCTTTGCCGATGACCGCATAATCAAATTCCAGCGTCTGAGCGGCACCTCCGTCTCTGGTGTACCAATAACGTATCGTAAGGTCATTCAGCGGAATAGAGACAGCAGACTCGTTCTTCAGCTGCAGGCTGGCCCGGATCGAGTTAACGGCCGTCCCCGTCTCTCCGGCACGGTAGAGCAATGTGGCATGAGGGTCGCCCGATCCCGGTCCTTCCCCGGGTCCGCCAGGATCACCAATCGGGGTGAAGGTGACCGGCTTCATAATAAGATCCAGCATAGCCTGCTTCGGCGCATTCCAGGAGGTCCAGTCATCCAGCAGCAGCCCTCCGGTATCTCCGCTATTCGGGTTCAGACTCCAGTACGTCCAGTAGAGATTGTTCTGGCCGATGTAGCTTACGAGCGCATGCTGCCATTTCCCTTCCGCCGAGAGGGTATCCACGCTGCGCCCGCCGAATTCTCCGGCAAGAACCGGGGCAATTTGTTCCTTACTGATGTATCCCCAGGTATCATCCCACAGCTTCGGCAGATTATTGGGGAAGTCGGCGGCGCTGAACCAAGTCTGTGAGGCAACGCCGGGACCATAATCATGCGGGGAATAGACCACACGGTTCGGTACTGTAAGCGTGACGGGGTAATTACGCACACCGGTCAGGTTCCCGCCCCACCAATAGCTGCTGGAGTTGCCCTGAACGTTGGTTTCAATGCCTTCGACAAGGATGAGCCAGTTCGGATTCGCGGCGAGAATCGCATTGCCTGCCCGTTCACTGGCCAGCCGCCAGTCTGTGGTGACATTTCCTGTCCCCCAGCTTGCCGTACCATGCGGTTCATTATGCAGATCGGCTCCAATGACTGTTGGGTTATCTGCGTAGCGCTGCGCCAGCATCACCCAGTCGCTGATCCAGCGGGTTTCTGGATAGGCCGCCGTATACCACAGCGCCGATTGCCCGCCGGAATCCGGCCGGTGCCGGTCAAGGATAATGCGGATGCCGCGGTTCCCGGCCTTCTGAATCAGTTTATCCATAATCTGCACCGGCGTAAGGCCGGTCAGATCAGGGTTTTTGGCATAATCGATACTATTGGCCGCAGAGCCTGAATCGAACATCTGGTTGCAGTAGGGCAGCCGGATCAGGTTATAGCCTTCCGTCTTGATCTGATCGAGCACATCATCCATGGAACGGGACCACAGCCCATGCGGAGAGTAATTCGCAGTTTCGAAGCCAAACCAGTTCAGTCCGTTGAATACAGCGGGATTACCTGCGGAATCCACGATTTTGTTGCCTGAGGTGTGGTAATAGCCTGCTGCACCTTCAGCCTTCACTTCATAACCCGGGTATGCATAAGCACCTGCCAGCAATAACAAAGCTGTAAACCATACACTGAGTTTCCGGAACCTGAACGACATCCATTTTCCTCCTCTAAGTGATTTCAGTGAGGTCAGACTTTATAGCATACGATCAGGATGTTAACGTATTCATCAGAATTAGGATGAATTATGAATAATTGGAAACATCTATATTAATACATGCGTGATTGGGATACGGCGCGAAATTGAAAAGCACAGGGCAGCTCTACGGCTGCCCTGTGCTAATTGCAGTTGGGGGAGAAGAAGCTATTCCTCCAACCTCCAGATATGTTTGTCCGCCCGGAACGGCAGACAAGATAATGCACCGGTAATTCCGATGGCCAGGAATAGCAAAGCTGCTCCGGAGCCTTTGCCTGTTCCGACCAGTGAGACCCACAGGCTGCCTAGCGGCTGCCCTGCCATAAAGGGTTCAAACACCCTGTCTACCAATATACCGCCGCACAGATATCCCAATGGAATGGTGAAAAACTGTAAGGTATTCCTTGCCGAATAGACACGCCCCTGCATCTCAATAGGAATTGTGGAGCGGAACAGCACATCCATATTAGCGTTCATAACAGGAATGAATATCCATCCGAGGATTGCACCCAAACACCATATAGGCGTGCTTCTGCCAAAGGCAAGGAAGAAATTCTCGGTGCTCATGGAGAAAAGCAGGCAATTACAAATGACCCGGACCCGGCTTCTGGGCGGCGGCAATATAGCAACCGAAATGCTTCCAAGCATCATGGCTATCCCTGTAACAGCGTTGACCATACCCAGCGCCAGCTCTCCGCCACCCGCCCGTGAGAGCATCATTGCGGGCAGGGCAGCATTGAAGATGGAGGCGGTGAAATTGATCACGGCCAAAAAAAGGATCAAATCCAGAATTCCCCGGTTATCCCTGAGATACCGCAGGCCGCTTGAAGCCGATTGCAATAGGGTCTCGCTATCGGTGTTGCTCCGCTTGGGAACTTGCGGGATATGGACACAGCACAGCAATGCCATGAATGCTGTGGCAAAGGTAATCAAATCAAACAGGATCACAACCCGGATACTGGTAAAGGAAAGTATTGAAGTGGCGAGTATAGGCGTCAATATGGTAACCAGCGAATTAGAAAAGGAACGCATTCCGCTGACCTTCTGGTAATGTTGCTGCGGAGCCAGCAGGCTAATGGCTACATCCGACGCCGGCTGCTGTACAGTGTTCATTACGCCAGTTAAGGTATTGATCAGATACAGATGCCAGATCTGGAGTTTACCCATTGTCATCAGTATAAGGACCGTAAAGGTACAAAGTGCCGCAAAGCTGTCACTGATCAGCATCGTAGCCTTCTTGTTCCACCGGTCGCTCAGTGCACCTGCGAAGATACTGAGCAGGACATAAGGTGCGTAGGAACAGATAACCAACAGAGCGCTGGTCAGAGCCGATCCATGCTGCTGATAAGACCAGATCACCAGGGCAAAGGCGGTCATTGCACTGCCCAGTGCCGAGAAGGACTGTGTAATCCA
This window encodes:
- a CDS encoding radical SAM/SPASM domain-containing protein; the protein is MQPTSRVSLDAKSFEALKRTIKNVVVPHRERKLDPGFKTVMPEIMSLKLTNRCNLRCKHCYQWNESGYHHDMDTAEQNLDMDVEMIRRLLEETDEAQSRLYLWGGEPLFHRNTKQILELLQEHPRDTTICTNAYLIPKYEEELCAISDNLELLIPIEGFEQEHDLLRGKGSFHKVVESVERLLELRKQGRFRGRISVHNVINDNMIGRLYELVEFFEHKGVDLVLLCFPWYISAETSLEMDRFYDEHFQWLAELPPDHRSSWHAFKYHIKPENVTRLTEDLKRINSNTWHNTRIRYQPGLDFDEIEDFVAGKPMLSRSTSKCLALSTRVDIAPNGMVSACKFFGELAIGNVKEQPLTEIWNSARYDRLRRILDEGLSPACSKCNVLYLNTYAALTHV
- a CDS encoding Gfo/Idh/MocA family protein, producing MKSGCDQPAYKLGILGASNIAVPALLEPARVVEKVRITAIANRTLDKAVKLAEAYRIPYVADSLEELLELGGLDGVYIALSNELHAEWAVRALKAGKHVLVEKPMCLHPGEAERLRLVRESSDAPKLAEGLMIAFHPWQQALKSIVDSGEFGPLRRISTRISVPARDRYAGNYRSVKAKGGGAFADLGCYWLQFLQALIGLQPSEIRAQSAFDGPEGCDWTFQAALQYKNGLEAECLTSFELPFRASHTLYFEHTVLTVPDFFRPVKGFYKIKIRHDLPDNRSTLCEFAPMNYYVNQLEAFAEIMSGQRAEQLEATWERVHLQSLIMAEAQQHRVYL
- a CDS encoding nucleotidyltransferase domain-containing protein; its protein translation is MYEHHRQTLEKLAGKLERDPSCLAVITSGSVAQGTAKETSDVDVHLVVTDEAYEEYDRKNMLSYVDREVSTYEGGYADIKVISRRFLELAAERGNEPTRYAFTGSSVVFSRIPELGELVARIPVYPEESRERNLRDFCAQIFLYAFYFAKEAARKNDAYLLAHTASNLVFFSGRMILAYNRRLFPSHKGLLDAVDAAEVKPKDFRKLATELLQAPGADKSMRFAAKVLAFYNHGLTFEQALGIYVLNNERSWIEQPPSLQDR
- a CDS encoding cellulase family glycosylhydrolase, whose product is MSFRFRKLSVWFTALLLLAGAYAYPGYEVKAEGAAGYYHTSGNKIVDSAGNPAVFNGLNWFGFETANYSPHGLWSRSMDDVLDQIKTEGYNLIRLPYCNQMFDSGSAANSIDYAKNPDLTGLTPVQIMDKLIQKAGNRGIRIILDRHRPDSGGQSALWYTAAYPETRWISDWVMLAQRYADNPTVIGADLHNEPHGTASWGTGNVTTDWRLASERAGNAILAANPNWLILVEGIETNVQGNSSSYWWGGNLTGVRNYPVTLTVPNRVVYSPHDYGPGVASQTWFSAADFPNNLPKLWDDTWGYISKEQIAPVLAGEFGGRSVDTLSAEGKWQHALVSYIGQNNLYWTYWSLNPNSGDTGGLLLDDWTSWNAPKQAMLDLIMKPVTFTPIGDPGGPGEGPGSGDPHATLLYRAGETGTAVNSIRASLQLKNESAVSIPLNDLTIRYWYTRDGGAAQTLEFDYAVIGKEKLLTQIVPLTTPRAGADTYAEIGFTAGAGSLAASGTTGDIQFRIHNTNWSNYNQADDYSFRPALTSYAANDRITVYYQGQLIYGIEP
- a CDS encoding MFS transporter — its product is MITTFKMNLRELRTFLILWITQSFSALGSAMTAFALVIWSYQQHGSALTSALLVICSYAPYVLLSIFAGALSDRWNKKATMLISDSFAALCTFTVLILMTMGKLQIWHLYLINTLTGVMNTVQQPASDVAISLLAPQQHYQKVSGMRSFSNSLVTILTPILATSILSFTSIRVVILFDLITFATAFMALLCCVHIPQVPKRSNTDSETLLQSASSGLRYLRDNRGILDLILFLAVINFTASIFNAALPAMMLSRAGGGELALGMVNAVTGIAMMLGSISVAILPPPRSRVRVICNCLLFSMSTENFFLAFGRSTPIWCLGAILGWIFIPVMNANMDVLFRSTIPIEMQGRVYSARNTLQFFTIPLGYLCGGILVDRVFEPFMAGQPLGSLWVSLVGTGKGSGAALLFLAIGITGALSCLPFRADKHIWRLEE